CTCCTACAGACGAACACACAGAAAATTTCAGCCATATTCCATACATACTCGAAACACTTTCTCATTTGTATCCTTCGTCAAGGTAAAAGAATTCTAAAAACGATCGCCACCCCATTTTCTAAATTGCCGTTACTACAACGCTGCTCGATCGTCGTCTCCAAACGTGACTTCATTAGTTGGCAATTTCCCCATTCAAGATTTCAACTTTCTCATTTCGATTCGCCATATCCAAAATCAAGTTGAGCAATTACATGATTTAGTTTTGGAATTGCTCGATCGAGTTAAGAAATTACTGAATCAAATTGATAAGTTTCGCTTTTGAGTTCTAAAACTTCTCAACTCGATTAAGCATCAAAACGCTTAATGGGAAGTTTATATTTCTGCTTTGTAGATTAAGACTTGATAGAGACACAAGCACGATCAAACAATTTCTCTTCCTCCAAGGAATGTTGAATCTATTCAACTTAACTTTGTGGAGGGTCATCTACAATGCCGCTTGCAAAACAATATTCAGCGCACCTAGAAAAAGCGCAAAGGCGTTTGTCTGCAATCAAAAGCATCAACTCCAATTTGGATTTGGGCAAAGGTCTATCCATCCAAGCGTATTCAAGCTTGATTGAGAGAACGCGCAATCGGATTGATGCTTACAATGCAACCTTATCGCTGCTGAGTGCCGATCGCGTTGCCGTGGAAGAAGCCGAAAAAGAACTGAAAGAACTCAACGAGAGAATGCTGCTGGCGATCGCATTGGAATTTGGCAAAGATAGCCCTGAATATGAAATTGCAGGCGGAATTCGTAAGAGTAAGCGCAAACGTCCCGCTCGGAAAAAGGAGGAGCAGGCGGAACTCAACTAAATTAGTGCAAACCCTGGCAGTTTTGCCTACCCTATACCCACATCTCTTTCCCGCTTCGTTGTCATCAGCTTCAGCCCCCTAAATCCCCCAAATTGGGGGACTTTGAACCCAGAGTTTTGGATCGAAGTCCCCCATTCATGGGGGATTTAGGGGGCGAAAGATCTCAGCAATCACAGACCAATCAACTTGTGTGTATAGGGTAGGGCAGGTTTATTGGGGTTTGTTGTTTAGTTAATCTTGTGTGGCTTTATTGAGTACGATCGCGCTTCTTATCCTGTTTGTAGGCTTTCAACAATTGATTCACTTTGCTTTGAATCGCTTTGTGCTGCTCAACACCCTCGTAGGCGTAGCGATTGTATCCCGTTGTGGTAATCAATTCTGCAAGATAGTTCACGCGATCTTGCGGTAACGGGTGCGAAGCTAACCAAGTTGGGGGATTACCTCGCCGCTCTTCTTCCTGTTGTTTTCGCAGCGTCACCATCAGATTGTGCAAGCCATCCGCAGCATAGTTCGTTGATGCCAATAACCGAGTGCCTAAAACATCCGCTTGGCGCTCCATTTCACGGCTGTAGCTCAAAACGGTAATATCTGTGAGCAATCCGCCGACATAAGGAATGAACTGCGTTAAGTTTGCCGTGAGCGTGCCTTCGGTGATCAACTGGAAACTATGAGACAGCACCGCATGAGCAATCTCATGTCCAAGCAGTCCCGCAAGTTCGGCTTCGGAATTCGCTTTCTCGATCGCTCCCGCATTCACAAACACTTTCCCACCCGGAAGCGCAAACGCATTTAACTTATCATCCAGAACCACCTGAAATTCATACTTGAAATCATCGCGCCCAGTCGCCGCCGCCAGTTTTTGTCCTAATGCAGTGACATAATCATTCACCTCTTTGTCTTTCACGAGAGCAAGCTGTCGTTTCGCTTGACCTGAAATACGATCGCCCACGCTCGATTCTCCCCGCAGGAGCAAAGCTGTACTTTGTACCGCATTCAAAGGGCCAAATAAACTGCCAGTTAGCGCATAACTCAATGCACCCGTGAGAATTCCGCCGATTAGATTTCCTCGCAATCGGGCGCGGAGTTCTGCTTGATAGCGTTTCTGATAATCATCGGCAAGCTTAGTAAATTCGGTCTTTTGCGGATGATCAGGATTCAGGATCGTGAACTGTCGAGCCGCGATCGAGGCCTCAATCCATTTCTCATTGTTCGCATATGCTGCAACTTTCGCTTTAATCAGATCGGGCTGATTTGGAAATTGAGTCGCCGCTTTTTCTAAAACAGTAAGCGCTTGCTCCTTTTTGCCGTACTTTTCGAGGGCTTCTGCATAGCGCAACTGTCCTGGAATAAATTGCGGGTAATTCTTCACCAACAATTCCAAAGGCACGAAAATGCGAGTCTCTAAATTTTGCGCGAGTCCCGCTTCTGCTTCACGCCAATAAACTTTGCCAGCGGGGGAAAGCTGTTCGGGATCAGTAATAACTTCCTGGTTTTTGGCTTCTGTGACTTCTGTAAAAGCAGGCTTCACTTCCCGATAGAGTCTCTCTGCTTGGGCGTTGTCGCCTGCTTTATACAATCGATCAGCTTCAATTAACTTTTTCTCGCGCTCCGAAAGCTCAATCGAGTTCGCTCCGGGTGGAGCCGTTGCCGTAGCAGAGAGAGCAAAGACGATCGGGCGAGCCAGAAACAAAATCGCACAACAAAGGATGACGAACCTTGGAAAAGCAGAGCGAAACAGTTTTCGCAAACCTTGCTTCTTCATCAGAAACTCCAAGCTATTTAGAGCGACACCCTTAAAATCTCATGAAATCAGCGCTCTAAAGCAACATCAATTTGATGTCTTACAGAGTTTTTGACCCATTGTTTAGCAATCTTTTTCGGAAGTTTTTTCGTCAACTTATGAACCACCTTCTTGGCAATTTTCTTCGCCAATTTCTTCTTGTGTTTTCCCATTGCTGCTCCTATGCAAATGCAGACGAACCAAAATCAGGCGGAATATCTTGCCAGCGTCCTTGACCCACCGCACGAACTGCTTCTGTTAGCGAAACATCTCCGGTGTACAACGCTTTACCGACGATCGCACCCGTGACTCCTTGTGGCTCTAATGCTAACAAACTCAGCAAATCCGTCAACGAACTAACTCCACCCGACGCAATCACCGGAATAGCAGAGATCGAGGCTAAATCCCGTAGCGATGCCAAATTTGGCCCCTGCATCGTTCCATCCCGCTGAATATCAGTGTAAATAATCGCGGCGGCTCCCAATTGCGCCATGCGTTCTGCTAAATCAGTCGCTAGCACTTCCGAAGTCTCAAGCCATCCTTTCGTTGCAACTTTGCCATTGCGAGCATCGATCCCCACAATAATTTGCTCTGGAAATTCGCCGCACAACTGCGCTACCAGTTCTGGCTTCTCAACGGCAACCGTTCCTAAAATCGCCCATCTCACACCCGTTGAAAGCAAAGCAGCAACCGCATCTCGATCGCGCAATCCCCCACCGACTTCAACCGGAATATCGACCGCTTCGACAATCGATCGAATCGCCGCTAAATTCACCGGATGTCCGACTTTTGCCCCGTCTAAATCCACTAAATGCAATCGCGTTGCGCCCTGATCCGCCCACTGGCGCGCCACTGCAACCGGATCATCATTAAAGACTTGCGACTGATTGTAGTCCCCCTGATACAGCCGAACGCATTTCCCATCGAGTAAATCGATCGCGGGAATCACTTCCATTTCCTAGTCTCCCCAAAGACAGAGCATCCCAAATCCTACGCATAGATCTGTCTTCAGATCAACAGACAGCCTCAAATAAAGACGTTATCTTCTGACTAAAATTATAAGTTGGGGATAAACTGTGTTTCCGGTCAGCGACGACAATCCAACCCGCATCACTCCTTATGTCACTTTAGGAATTATTGCGGCAAACATCCTGGTGTTTCTCTATCAGTTAAGTCTCACGCCAGTTCAACTAGAAAACTTCTTCTACACTTGGGCCGTCGTGCCGCGTGAGTTAACGGCAAGTCTACTCGGCGAAACACTCCGATATCAACCGTTTCCAGAGTGGATCACCCTAGTTACGTCTCAGTTTCTTCATGGAGGATTTGCTCACATTGCCGGAAATATGCTGTTTCTGTGGATCTTTGGCAACAACGTTGAAGAGCGCTTAGGTCACATTCGCTTTTTGATCTTCTACATCGGTTGTGGTGTGTTGGCAGTATTGGCGCAATGGTTTTTCTCATCAGACTCTAATATTCCATCGCTCGGAGCCAGTGGCGCGATCGCAGGCGTAATGGGAGCCTATATTCTTCGCTTTCCCGGCGTGCCGATTACAACGATTATTCCGCCATTTATTTTCTTTCCGTTTCGCATTCCAGCTTGGGCATATCTCGGTATTTGGTTTATTCAGCAAGCATTTTATGGCGTTGCCAGCTTGAGCGTTCCCACTAACATTGGCATGGAGCGCGGTGGTGTGGCGTATTGGGCGCACGCAGGCGGATTTGTATTTGGTGCAATTTTAGGGCCGCTGTTGGGCTTATTTTCGCGACCCGAAAAGCGATACTCACCCTAAGACTTCTGAGTTAAAAATCTAAACTGAGGGTTGCATCTGGTCGCATCGCAAGCGGATAATCGTTAAAGCGACTACTTTATCATGCGCTTATCCGTCTGATAAGCAACCATCAGCATAACGATTCAGCAGCAACCCCAGGAGTATTGTTCAATGGGCGGTGTCATTAAGTTAATTAAAAATCTCTTTAGCGGTATTCTCTCCTTTATTGGAGGTATCTTTGGTTCAAAGAAATCGGGTTACTTTATGGAACTCGATGAGGCGGAAGCAGCAAAACCAGCAGCAACCCCGAAACTTGAAGATGCAAAATCTGCTGTTGCGACGGTAGAAGCGACCGCAAAATCGACCGCGAATGCTGTTGCTGAAGGTGTAAAAGAAACCACAGCAGCAACTGCCGCACCTAAGTCGGTGAAAGCAAATCCTGCCAAGGTTGAACCTGCTAAGGTTAAACCCGCCAAGGTTGAACCTGCCGAGGCTGAACCTGTCGCGATCGCTGAGACGAATGGTTCAACCAATGGGGCAAAGCCAGTTCCAGCAAACCCGCTGAATTTGCCACAACCGACTGTAAGCTTTGCAACAGAGCATCTAGTACCCAAGCCGACGAATTCTCGTCGTCGTCCGGGCGCAAATATGGGTTCGTTTCTTGAAATGGCAAAAACCGTCAAGACTCCAAATAACTAAATTTCACCGGACTGCATTAAAAAAGACGTTCGATCACACCATGCGATCGAACGTCTTTTTTTCTACACAATCTATTTTCTACACAACCTATTAGTATGCGCCACGACGCTCATCAGTTTTTTGGAGGTACCAAACCGCATGGATCACGCCCGGAACCCAACCAATCAAAGTCAGCAAAATATTAATGAATAAAGCAGAGCTAACGCCAGAAGTCATAAAAACTGCAACAGGCGGGAGTACGATTGCAAACACTAAACGCAAAAAGTTCATAGGAATTCTCTAATTTCATTTTTAACTGTTCCTCTTTATTCTCTTGAACTCCAGCACGATCGCCGTCCTTCAAAGGTAGGATCTGAAAACCCTCAGAAGTTAAACTCATGTCTGACGTGACAATTGCGGCAAACTGGTTATTCCAGCATCTAGACGATCCTGACATTGCGATCGCGGATTGCCGATTTGCGCTGATGCAACCCGAACTCGGACGGCAACAGTACGAATCGGGGCATATTCCAGGTGCCTACTACTTTGATCTCAATCAGGATTTGTCCAGTCCAGTTCAAAGACATGGAGGACGGCATCCGCTTCCTGATGTTGATCAATTTTCCGCCAAGCTCTCAGCGATGGGGATCACGCCTTCGACCTTAGTGATTGCCTACGATGATTCGCGATTTGGGTTTGCAGCGCGGTTTTGGTGGTTGTTGCGCTACCTGGGACACGATCGCGTTGTCGTTTTGGATGGCGGATTCTCGAATTGGAAAAACTCAGGCTATCCGAGTACCACGATCGAACCTGCCGTCAAACCTGGTCAATTCACGCCTCAAATTCGGACAGATTGGATCGTCGATATCGAAGCAGTAAAAGCCAAGAAAGA
This window of the Cyanobacteria bacterium FACHB-DQ100 genome carries:
- a CDS encoding YqaE/Pmp3 family membrane protein; this translates as MNFLRLVFAIVLPPVAVFMTSGVSSALFINILLTLIGWVPGVIHAVWYLQKTDERRGAY
- the hisA gene encoding 1-(5-phosphoribosyl)-5-[(5-phosphoribosylamino)methylideneamino]imidazole-4-carboxamide isomerase; amino-acid sequence: MEVIPAIDLLDGKCVRLYQGDYNQSQVFNDDPVAVARQWADQGATRLHLVDLDGAKVGHPVNLAAIRSIVEAVDIPVEVGGGLRDRDAVAALLSTGVRWAILGTVAVEKPELVAQLCGEFPEQIIVGIDARNGKVATKGWLETSEVLATDLAERMAQLGAAAIIYTDIQRDGTMQGPNLASLRDLASISAIPVIASGGVSSLTDLLSLLALEPQGVTGAIVGKALYTGDVSLTEAVRAVGQGRWQDIPPDFGSSAFA
- a CDS encoding M48 family metalloprotease, whose translation is MKKQGLRKLFRSAFPRFVILCCAILFLARPIVFALSATATAPPGANSIELSEREKKLIEADRLYKAGDNAQAERLYREVKPAFTEVTEAKNQEVITDPEQLSPAGKVYWREAEAGLAQNLETRIFVPLELLVKNYPQFIPGQLRYAEALEKYGKKEQALTVLEKAATQFPNQPDLIKAKVAAYANNEKWIEASIAARQFTILNPDHPQKTEFTKLADDYQKRYQAELRARLRGNLIGGILTGALSYALTGSLFGPLNAVQSTALLLRGESSVGDRISGQAKRQLALVKDKEVNDYVTALGQKLAAATGRDDFKYEFQVVLDDKLNAFALPGGKVFVNAGAIEKANSEAELAGLLGHEIAHAVLSHSFQLITEGTLTANLTQFIPYVGGLLTDITVLSYSREMERQADVLGTRLLASTNYAADGLHNLMVTLRKQQEEERRGNPPTWLASHPLPQDRVNYLAELITTTGYNRYAYEGVEQHKAIQSKVNQLLKAYKQDKKRDRTQ
- a CDS encoding rhomboid family intramembrane serine protease produces the protein MFPVSDDNPTRITPYVTLGIIAANILVFLYQLSLTPVQLENFFYTWAVVPRELTASLLGETLRYQPFPEWITLVTSQFLHGGFAHIAGNMLFLWIFGNNVEERLGHIRFLIFYIGCGVLAVLAQWFFSSDSNIPSLGASGAIAGVMGAYILRFPGVPITTIIPPFIFFPFRIPAWAYLGIWFIQQAFYGVASLSVPTNIGMERGGVAYWAHAGGFVFGAILGPLLGLFSRPEKRYSP
- a CDS encoding sulfurtransferase, which codes for MSDVTIAANWLFQHLDDPDIAIADCRFALMQPELGRQQYESGHIPGAYYFDLNQDLSSPVQRHGGRHPLPDVDQFSAKLSAMGITPSTLVIAYDDSRFGFAARFWWLLRYLGHDRVVVLDGGFSNWKNSGYPSTTIEPAVKPGQFTPQIRTDWIVDIEAVKAKKDSPNVALIDSREPERYRGEREPIDPIAGHIPGAVNYPWQFATDDRGFLKTSDDRWSAFESKDEILVYCGSGVTACVNLLALTAAGCDRAKLYPGSWSDWCSYQV